The genomic segment CTGTTAACGCTTAAAGCGGATGAAGCAAAAGAAGTCGGTTACAGTCAAGGAACAGTTGGATCTTTCAATGAATTGCTAAAAGTAACAGGGCTTGAAAATGCAGAAATCATTTCAACAAATGAAACATTTACGGAAAGTATTGCTCGTTTCATCACCCATCCGGTCGTTGTACCGATTCTTTTATCAATTGCGGGACTTGGATTTGTGTTGGAAATGTACTCGCCAGGATTTGGTGTAGCCGGAACGATGGCTGCTAGTTCATTAGCTCTATTCTTTTACGGACATCTTGTTGCCGGGCTTGCGGGTTATGAAACGATTATCCTGTTTCTAATAGGGGTCGTTCTCATCGTAGCGGAATTCTTCTTGCCCCATGGTATAGCAGGTGTCATTGGAACGCTCGCAATTATAGGTAGTATCATTATGGCGGGCGGCAATCCGATGTATATGGCGATTTCTGTCCTTATCGCGGTTGCTATCGCTGTTATAGGGATGGTGATTATTATGAAATTTTTCGGTAAAAAACTGCACTTGCTCAACAAGGTTGTGCTAATGGATACAACTGATACGGAAAGTGGTTATGTTTCGAATGTGAACAGGGTTGAATTGCTTGGACGCATTGCAAAAACATCGACTGCACTTAGACCATCTGGTGCAATTGAGTTAGATGGAGAACGAATCGATGTTGTTTCTGAAGGAAGCTACATCGCTAAAGGAATACATGTTATCATTGTAAAGGTTGAAGGTTCCCGGATTGTAGTCAGGGAATCAGTAGAAAAGGGGGAAATTAAATAATGGCAGGACTCTTAGGTTCAGGAAGTTTAGTAATGGTCGTTGTAATAGCAGTTGTAGCAATCATCGTATTGTCAGCATTTTTCACACTCGTTCCTGTGGCGCTGTGGATTTCAGCAATGGCAGCAGGCGTTAGAGTAAGTATATTCACATTGATCGGTATGCGTCTTCGCCGGGTTATTCCGAGTCGAATTGTTAATCCGCTTATTAAAGCACATAAAGCTGGACTGGATGTTTCAATTAATCAGCTTGAAAGTCATTATCTTGCGGGAGGAAACGTTGACCGTGTCGTCAATGCTCTAATCGCTGCACACCGTGCGAACATCGAACTTACATTTGAACGTGCTGCTGCAATCGATCTTGCAGGACGTGACGTTCTAGAAGCGGTTCAAATGTCCGTTAACCCGAAAGTTATTGAAAC from the Sporosarcina psychrophila genome contains:
- a CDS encoding NfeD family protein translates to MHKMIGRVLLFILFVSVLAFPLLETGAAASKVYKVPVENVVEKGLYAFLQRSFTEAEAAGAEAIILEINTPGGFTDAADQIARLINESDLRVIAYINNKAISAGAFIALYADEIYMSPTATMGASQVIDSEGNAADAKAHSLWVAEMKTAAESKKDREPKYAEAMAEPDIDLPAYRAGVGKLLTLKADEAKEVGYSQGTVGSFNELLKVTGLENAEIISTNETFTESIARFITHPVVVPILLSIAGLGFVLEMYSPGFGVAGTMAASSLALFFYGHLVAGLAGYETIILFLIGVVLIVAEFFLPHGIAGVIGTLAIIGSIIMAGGNPMYMAISVLIAVAIAVIGMVIIMKFFGKKLHLLNKVVLMDTTDTESGYVSNVNRVELLGRIAKTSTALRPSGAIELDGERIDVVSEGSYIAKGIHVIIVKVEGSRIVVRESVEKGEIK